From one Sardina pilchardus chromosome 6, fSarPil1.1, whole genome shotgun sequence genomic stretch:
- the cabz01093075.1 gene encoding C-C chemokine receptor type 4, whose translation MNYTNSTTHHGLQSLLTGTVSVFSSHTYSPTPLISSTTEYYDYTWDTAEMDKSMACNYTRHSASFLPALYSIYFVLGLLGNGLVVWVISSGVRLRSMTDVCLLNLALADLLLVCSLPFLAHQARDQWVFGDALCKLVLGVYYVGYYSGIYFIALMGVDRYLAVVHAVYALRVRTRSYGILASAVVWVAAVLSSFPEVLVLKLSNINATGKFFCDRDYEGNASLRAGGIFKMNVLGFMVPLAMLTFCYSRILLTLLHSRSAKRQAVRLVMAVMVAFLFCWTPYNVSAFLWGLHVSGYLHDCAASNALLLSLQVTEVLAYAHCCLNPLLYVFVGEKFRRHLLRLLSRSPCLRCVRCGALKDYLATASGSVYSVSRNTSLDERSTAI comes from the coding sequence CCCTACTCCTCTAATCTCTTCTACCACGGAATACTATGACTACACATGGGATACTGCGGAAATGGACAAAAGTATGGCATGCAATTACACGCGTCACTCTGCCAGCTTCCTGCCTGCGCTCTACTCCATCTACTTTGTGCTGGGGCTGCTGGGTAACGGGCTGGTGGTGTGGGTGATCAGCTCGGGGGTGCGTCTGCGCAGCATGACGGACGTGTGCCTGCTCAACCTGGCACTGGCCGACCTGCTGCTGGTCTGCTCGCTGCCCTTTCTAGCGCACCAGGCGCGGGACCAGTGGGTGTTCGGCGACGCCCTGTGCAAGCTGGTGCTCGGCGTGTACTACGTGGGCTACTACAGCGGGATCTACTTCATCGCCCTCATGGGCGTGGACCGCTACCTGGCGGTGGTGCACGCCGTCTACGCCCTGCGGGTCCGCACGCGCTCCTACGGCATCCTCGCCAGCGCCGTCGTCTGGGTCGCCGCCGTCTTGTCCTCGTTCCCGGAAGTGCTGGTGCTGAAACTGTCCAACATCAACGCCACGGGCAAGTTCTTCTGCGACCGAGACTACGAGGGCAACGCCAGCCTCCGCGCCGGCGGCATCTTCAAGATGAACGTGCTGGGCTTCATGGTCCCGCTAGCCATGCTCACCTTCTGCTACAGCCGCATCCTGCTGACGCTGCTGCACAGCCGCTCGGCCAAGCGGCAGGCGGTGCGCCTGGTGATGGCGGTGATGGTGGCCTTCCTGTTCTGCTGGACGCCCTACAACGTCTCCGCCTTCCTGTGGGGGCTGCACGTCTCGGGCTACCTGCACGACTGCGCCGCCAGCAACGCGCTGCTGCTGAGCCTGCAGGTGACCGAGGTGCTGGCCTACGCGCACTGCTGCCTCAACCCGCTGCTCTACGTGTTCGTGGGCGAGAAGTTCCGGCGGCACCTGCTGCGGCTGCTCAGCAGGAGCCCGTGCCTCAGGTGCGTCCGGTGCGGCGCGCTCAAGGACTACCTGGCCACCGCCAGCGGCTCCGTCTACTCCGTCTCACGCAACACCAGCCTGGATGAGCGCTCCACGGCCATATGA